GTCAGCTGGGTCAGGAACGAACTGGGTCTCACGCAGGTTTTCCGTGGTGGCACCCGCATTGGCCAGAATTTCCTGCTCAAGCTGGCGCAAACGATGCTTGAAAAACTCCAGCTGGGCGGCGTTCATGTAGTCTGACTCAGGCATCGCCAAAAGCTCCTGCTCGGTCAGCAGGGTTGTAGTACTGTCATGTGACTTAGTTGCCATGATGCTTACCTCTTGTTGACGTCTGGGAGCCTGTAACTGTCGTCACGCGCAATCGCTCCGCATTTACTGAATAATTATTAATTCAGACCAGGCAATTCTCCAGGCCCTGGGTGAATATATCTTGGGGCAGCTTGCGGCCAATAAAGACCAGCTTGGTGCCTTTCTTATCTTTGGCCAGCCAGGCATTGCCGGGCTCGGCGCTCATCATCATGTGTACGCCTTGAAAGAGCATACGACGATTGATGCCCTTCAGATACAGAATGCCTTTATAGCGCATCAGATCTGGTCCAAATACCTGAACAATGCCCGACAGGAAATCTTCGAGGCGTTCGGGGTCAAAAGGACGATCCGAACGGAACACGAAGGCTCCGATTTCGTCATTGTGAGCGGCGTGTCCGTGGTGATGATGGTGGTGATCGTGGCCGCAGCCCGGACCGCACTCGCCTTCATCGCCGTGGGCATGATCGTGGTGATGATCATGGTCGTCAGCCGCATCGGGATGCTGCTCTGCCAGGAATTGCGGATCAATGTCCAAAATGGAGTTCAGGTTGAAACCGCTGACTTCCAGCAAATCCTTGATATCGGTTTCACCAAAGTGAACCGGCGTAATGGTGGCCCGCGGATTGATACGGATCAGACGGGCGCGCAGGGCCTCGTACTCGGCATCGTTGACCAGATCTTTTTTGGAGATCAGCAGGCGGTCCGCAAAGCCAACCTGTTTCTGGGCTTCTTCCTGCTGGTCCAGCGTGGCCATGCCATGTTTGGCGTCCACCACGGTGATGACCGCGTCCAGCCGATAGTAGTCGGCAATATCATCGTCCATGAAGAAGGTCTGACAGACCGGGCCGGGGTTGGCCATGCCGGTGGTCTCGATGATGACGCGTTCAAACTTCAGCTCGCCCGCCTCGCGACGCACACGCAAATCGTTCAGGGTGCGCATCAGGTCGCCACGTACCGTGCAGCAGACGCAACCGTTGCTCAGCTCAACGATTTCTTCTTCGGAGTCCTGTACCAACAACTCATTGTCGATGCCTTCCGGTCCGAATTCGTTCTCGATGACGGCAATGCGTCGACCGTGATATTCGCTCAGGATGCGCTTGAGCAGCGTGGTCTTGCCAGCGCCCAAAAAACCAGTCAGCACCGTGACTGGAACCATGTTTTTCAGATCTGATGCCGCGTTCATAAACATGCCTCGCAGTGGCGGGCGAAAGGTACAAGGCACGGCCCTTGCCGCGGCTTCCTGTACCCCCCTGCTCCGCACGAAAACAACGTGCGATTACATCACAGCCTTGCCTGTTGGGCAAACGGTGATCTGTAAAAATTCACAGAGGTTTGCCAATCGATCGAGGAATATATACTGATTGGCGGCAAAATACCATGTTTTAGCGGGCAGATAAGGGTTTTCGCTCGTTTTTAGCCGCGACGCAACGCTGGCACAGGCCGCGCAGCTCGGTTTCGTGGCCCGACAGGGCAAAGCCGGCACCGCGTACGCAGTCAGCCAGCCTTTGGCTCAGGTCCGGTGCGCACAGTTCCACCACGGTGCCACACTGGGTGCAGACAATCAGCAAGTCGTGGGGGTGGCCGCCGGCATCCACACAGGCAGTCCAGGCATTGACGGCATCCAGACGGTGGATCAGGCCTTCCTCTGTCAGAAAGTCCAGGGCGCGGTACACGGTAGGGGGCTTGGCCCCAGGCTGGAACTCGCGAACCAGATCCAGCAGTTCGTAGGCGCGCAAACTGCGCTGGGCCTGAATCAGGATTTCCAGTACCTGACGGCGAATTGAAGTCAGCCGTTTGCCGCGCTCCAGGCAAAGCTGGTCCGCGGTAGCAAGCTGGTCTTCAATGGCGGCGGGCGTAAGAATATGTACAGGCATGGCGCTTGATGGGTTGTTTGTTATGTTATAACATCTTTAGAGAAATTAAATATCCTCATCCAGCCGCATTATCCCTGTTTCATGTCCTGTCCTCAATTTCCCTCGACTTTCCGCAGTCCGGCGCCGCGCCGTTCGCTCTTGCTGGCCTCGGCCGGGCAGCGCGTACTGGGCGCTTTGTGCGTGGCTGCTGCGCTGTGGCTGCTGACGGCCTGGGCCATGGGCGCGTGGTAAGGGCATGAGTTCACATCAGACCTTGATCGAGCTGGATCATGTGGCGCTGGGCTGGAAAGACAAAATTGCTCTGCGTGATATCAGCGGTTGCTTTACCCGAGGCTCCTTGACAGCCATTGTGGGGCCAAACGGGGCGGGCAAGTCCACCTTACTCAGGGGCTTGACCGGGCAGATCAATCCGCTCAAGGGGCGGATTGTTGTCGATAGTGGCTTTTTGAATGAATTGGCCCTGTTGCCGCAGATGGGGGATCTGGACAAGAGCTTTCCCGTGACGGTGCATGACCTGGTTGCCATGGGGGCCTGGAAGCGGGTCGGAGCCTGGGGCGGTTTCCCCAGGGCGGAGCATGAGCGGATTGCCCATGCGCTCGAACAGGTCGGTCTGGCGGACTTCGCCCGGCGTTCCATTGGCACCTTGTCGGGCGGGCAGCTACAGCGTGCCTTGTTTGCGCGCATGATCATGCAGGACGCCCAGATTCTGTTGCTGGACGAACCCTTTGCCGCGGTGGATCGCGCGACATCGGATGAATTGATGAGCTTGATTCTGGATTGGCATCAACAGGGCCGTACGGTCATGGCCGTGCTGCACGACCTGGATATGGTGCGTAGCTGCTTTCCGCAAACGGTGCTGCTTGCCGGACAAGTTGTTGCCTGGGGGGAAACCGAAGCCGTGCTGACGCCGGAGAATCTGCATCTGGCCCGGCATTTGTGCGCGGGGGACTATCTGTGATGGCACTCATTGATGTTCTGTTCGGCCCTTTCATGGACTTTGGCTTCATGAAGCGCGCTCTGGCCGGCTCCTTCGCCCTGGCCGCAGCGGCCGGGCCGTTGGGCGTGTTTCTGGTGCTGCGTCGCATGAGTCTGATGGGCGATGCCATGGCGCATGCCATTTTGCCTGGGGTGGCGGTGGGGTTTCTGACGGCCGGCCTGTCTTTAAGTGCGATGGCCATAGGGGGCATGATTACGGGCCTGGTGGTGGCCTTGCTGGCCGGATTGGTCGCGCGCCTGACTCCACAGCGTGAGGACGCCAGTTTCGCCGCCTTTTATCTGGTGTCTCTGGGGTTGGGGGTGCTGCTGGTGTCGCTGCGCGGCTCCAATATGGATTTGATTCATGTGCTGTTTGGGACGGTACTGGGCCTGGATGATGCGTCCTTGCTGCTGGTCACCAGCAGCACGACGGTCACCTTGGTGATCCTCGCGCTGGTCTTTCGGCCCCTGGTGCTGGAGTGTATGGACCCGATTTTTTTACGCACCCAAGGGGGCCGCGGCTCGCTGGTTCATATGCTGTTTTTGTTCATGCTGGTCATTACCCTGGTGGCCGGCTTTCAGGTTCTGGGGACCTTGATGGTGGTGGGGATCATGATGCTGCCCGCTGCCTCGGCCCGGTTCTGGGTGTATTCCGTGGGCCGGCAAATGCTGGTGGCGGCCTTGCTCGGCATGATCAGCGCGTATCTGGGCTTGCTGTTTTCCTACTACTACAACGTGCCGGCCTCTCCCGCGATCATTCTGGCGGCTGGTGCGTTTTACTTTCTTTCCATCACCTTTGGCCCTCAAGGCGGTTTGCTGCGTGCGTATTCCCAATGGCGCGCGCGGCGTCGGCGCATGGCCTCTCTCTTGGAGCATGATCGATGAAAATGCGAGACATTCATTCAGGCCGCGCCGTACTGGCGCTGGGCTTGCTGGCACTGAGCCTGTCCGTACAGGCGGAACCCTTGCGCGTGGTCAGCAGCTTTTCGATCCTGAACGACATGGTCAAGGAGATTGGTGGCGACAAGGTGATAGCCAGCACGATTGTGCCCGCCAATGGTGACGCCCATGCCTTTGAGCCACGCCCCAGTGACGCCAAGTCTCTGGCCAATGCGCAATTGCTGGTAATTAACGGTCTGGAGTTCGAGACCTGGCTGCCGCGTTTGCAGCAGGCCGCGGGTTATCAGGGCCCGCAGGTCGTGG
This genomic interval from Alcaligenes ammonioxydans contains the following:
- a CDS encoding CobW family GTP-binding protein translates to MNAASDLKNMVPVTVLTGFLGAGKTTLLKRILSEYHGRRIAVIENEFGPEGIDNELLVQDSEEEIVELSNGCVCCTVRGDLMRTLNDLRVRREAGELKFERVIIETTGMANPGPVCQTFFMDDDIADYYRLDAVITVVDAKHGMATLDQQEEAQKQVGFADRLLISKKDLVNDAEYEALRARLIRINPRATITPVHFGETDIKDLLEVSGFNLNSILDIDPQFLAEQHPDAADDHDHHHDHAHGDEGECGPGCGHDHHHHHHGHAAHNDEIGAFVFRSDRPFDPERLEDFLSGIVQVFGPDLMRYKGILYLKGINRRMLFQGVHMMMSAEPGNAWLAKDKKGTKLVFIGRKLPQDIFTQGLENCLV
- a CDS encoding Fur family transcriptional regulator, which encodes MPVHILTPAAIEDQLATADQLCLERGKRLTSIRRQVLEILIQAQRSLRAYELLDLVREFQPGAKPPTVYRALDFLTEEGLIHRLDAVNAWTACVDAGGHPHDLLIVCTQCGTVVELCAPDLSQRLADCVRGAGFALSGHETELRGLCQRCVAAKNERKPLSAR
- a CDS encoding metal ABC transporter ATP-binding protein, which codes for MSSHQTLIELDHVALGWKDKIALRDISGCFTRGSLTAIVGPNGAGKSTLLRGLTGQINPLKGRIVVDSGFLNELALLPQMGDLDKSFPVTVHDLVAMGAWKRVGAWGGFPRAEHERIAHALEQVGLADFARRSIGTLSGGQLQRALFARMIMQDAQILLLDEPFAAVDRATSDELMSLILDWHQQGRTVMAVLHDLDMVRSCFPQTVLLAGQVVAWGETEAVLTPENLHLARHLCAGDYL
- a CDS encoding metal ABC transporter permease, yielding MALIDVLFGPFMDFGFMKRALAGSFALAAAAGPLGVFLVLRRMSLMGDAMAHAILPGVAVGFLTAGLSLSAMAIGGMITGLVVALLAGLVARLTPQREDASFAAFYLVSLGLGVLLVSLRGSNMDLIHVLFGTVLGLDDASLLLVTSSTTVTLVILALVFRPLVLECMDPIFLRTQGGRGSLVHMLFLFMLVITLVAGFQVLGTLMVVGIMMLPAASARFWVYSVGRQMLVAALLGMISAYLGLLFSYYYNVPASPAIILAAGAFYFLSITFGPQGGLLRAYSQWRARRRRMASLLEHDR